From a single Nicotiana tabacum cultivar K326 chromosome 8, ASM71507v2, whole genome shotgun sequence genomic region:
- the LOC107796319 gene encoding uncharacterized protein LOC107796319 isoform X1, translating to MGKNQAYKAMQRARVGSSSAGPEDVDDGMVDGSFHTPEWHAARLASLKTSHTVTWEEFKKKQKEEEMRKGELEADKDKMMREYRAQLDAERAIKLSQGRNHSSSKHSRKKDKKDKDTKKHKTKKRKHSRRYSESSSSSSSSESSSSDDDDRESRKSRSKSKRRKKEKKHQSKSKQSTSDDEEADGPLPLSRFFGSMKS from the exons ATGGGAAAAAATCAAGCTTACAAAGCTATGCAGCGAGCGAGGGTTGGTTCTAGCTCAGCCGGACCTGAAGATGTTGATGATGGAATG GTGGATGGTTCTTTTCATACACCAGAGTGGCATGCTGCTCGTTTGGCAAGCCTTAAAACTTCTCATACAGTTACCTGGGAAGAGTTCAAAAAGAAACAGAAG GAAGAAGAAATGAGAAAAGGTGAGCTAGAAGCAGACAAAGATAAAATGATGAGGGAATACAGAGCTCAGCTAGATGCTGAAAGGGCCATCAAGCTCTCTCAGGGGAGGAACCATTCCAGCAGTAAACACAGCCGTAAAAAGG ATAAGAAGGACAAAGATACAAAGAAACACAAAACCAAAAAGAGAAAG CATTCAAGGAGATATTCCGAATCTAGCTCTTCAAGTTCATCATCTGAATCTTCAAGTTCTGACGATGATGATAGAGAATCCAGAAAATCAAGATCGAAGTCCAagagaaggaagaaagaaaagaagcaccAGTCGAAGTCAAAGCAATCGACCAGTGATGATGAAGAAGCTGATGGTCCTTTGCCACTGTCTAGGTTCTTTGGCAGCATGAAGAGCTAA
- the LOC107796319 gene encoding uncharacterized protein LOC107796319 isoform X3, translating to MGKNQAYKAMQRARVGSSSAGPEDVDDGMVDGSFHTPEWHAARLASLKTSHTVTWEEFKKKQKEEEMRKGELEADKDKMMREYRAQLDAERAIKLSQGRNHSSSKHSRKKDKKDKDTKKHKTKKRKNKLSA from the exons ATGGGAAAAAATCAAGCTTACAAAGCTATGCAGCGAGCGAGGGTTGGTTCTAGCTCAGCCGGACCTGAAGATGTTGATGATGGAATG GTGGATGGTTCTTTTCATACACCAGAGTGGCATGCTGCTCGTTTGGCAAGCCTTAAAACTTCTCATACAGTTACCTGGGAAGAGTTCAAAAAGAAACAGAAG GAAGAAGAAATGAGAAAAGGTGAGCTAGAAGCAGACAAAGATAAAATGATGAGGGAATACAGAGCTCAGCTAGATGCTGAAAGGGCCATCAAGCTCTCTCAGGGGAGGAACCATTCCAGCAGTAAACACAGCCGTAAAAAGG ATAAGAAGGACAAAGATACAAAGAAACACAAAACCAAAAAGAGAAAG AATAAATTGTCTGCTTGA
- the LOC107796319 gene encoding uncharacterized protein LOC107796319 isoform X2, which produces MGKNQAYKAMQRARVGSSSAGPEDVDDGMVDGSFHTPEWHAARLASLKTSHTVTWEEFKKKQKEEEMRKGELEADKDKMMREYRAQLDAERAIKLSQGRNHSSSKHSRKKDKKDKDTKKHKTKKRKLCRINCLLE; this is translated from the exons ATGGGAAAAAATCAAGCTTACAAAGCTATGCAGCGAGCGAGGGTTGGTTCTAGCTCAGCCGGACCTGAAGATGTTGATGATGGAATG GTGGATGGTTCTTTTCATACACCAGAGTGGCATGCTGCTCGTTTGGCAAGCCTTAAAACTTCTCATACAGTTACCTGGGAAGAGTTCAAAAAGAAACAGAAG GAAGAAGAAATGAGAAAAGGTGAGCTAGAAGCAGACAAAGATAAAATGATGAGGGAATACAGAGCTCAGCTAGATGCTGAAAGGGCCATCAAGCTCTCTCAGGGGAGGAACCATTCCAGCAGTAAACACAGCCGTAAAAAGG ATAAGAAGGACAAAGATACAAAGAAACACAAAACCAAAAAGAGAAAG CTCTGCAGAATAAATTGTCTGCTTGAGTAA